Genomic DNA from Bemisia tabaci chromosome 2, PGI_BMITA_v3:
tactttaaaatccaTCCAGGTACAACATCAGCTTACTACCAAGTTGAGCTGTTTAAAAGGTCCACATTTAATATGAATTCATTGAAAGTATATGGGCATGTTTtctataaaatattattttacctTCATTTGGAACTTGAGTTCCTTTGCAGGTTTCTTCCGTCATTTGGTGATTTAATGAGCAATTTGTGTCCTATTATAGCATCGTCACTGTTATGTTTTATAGCTACAGTGATTTTGCTATTTCTAGTTTGGCAAGGTCGTTGGGCTTCTGGTTCTGTAATTTTGATATCCAGCCTCCATTATTTGATGATTCTCACCAATTTACACGAATAATCCCGCACACCCTCCTGAGCGCCTGCTCATGGGGCCTATGCATCAAAAATGCACCCAGATATGAATACATCACCACGCATATAGCTTCAGAATGAACTTATTAAATGATTGTCAGTACATCGCGGTCGAATGTGTGTCTACTAGTTCAAacagggagggggagggttggTAATTTGATGGTTCACCAAAAATTACTCAGTAAACATACGAGTCCCTTCAATTTTAgctttttatctttaaaaatacaaacatttttggtataaataatgcatcttcattttttgtcttCGCCAGCCCATGAGGGGACCCATTTGTTTTTATTCCTTCTCCGTTCAGTGTTAATTGTCCAATTGCTTTGAGGTTGGAGATTGTTGTTGGGGTCTGCCACAATCTTGAATGGTTTGCCATTTGTCGTACTTTCTCCATCGGCAGGACAGACTTCTAGTCGATATGAGGGCCGCTCTTCGTTCTTATTTACTCTTCGTCTTCCCGACctgtaataatatttttatgcaaaacactttaaaaacaaaaaaatactacGGACAGGTTTAGTAGCCATGGAAGTGTTAATTTTGACGTATTGAGCGgacttcaaaatgaattttcttaGTACATAGCTTGATTTTATGAGTGTTCTTTTCTTTACTATTGCATCTGaagtttatttcattttgtattttgatGGCAGTTCAAACGAAAAATACCTATTAGAATgtagaaatttttagaatttttgtaTCGACTGAGCAcataaattttttgtaaatggTATTAATGGCGAGATAAGAACACTTCAGATGCTGTCAGGGCGTACTTTTTGCACGATAATTGACCTGCTTTTAATAAAAATGACGAACTGACACACTTTTTCGAAAacaacaataatttttttttattgttcatttGTGCCATAGCGGTTGACTAAGACGTTTGTTACCTTAAAAAACTGTGAACAAAATTTAAGTGCAGCATTGAGTGTAAGTGAACACGAAATTTTTCTTCGGAGACTCCTCTCTTCCCCCCAAGTAATAATAGTGAACTTTTTGAGTCAGTAATTAAAATATGCCATTTCAACTCGAAATGATTTTCAGAGtaaaattgtgaagaaaaatggtttgaaaaaaaaaaagaccaaaaTCGAAGCATTTCAACGAATTTTGACAGTTGCATTGCTCGACTCTGCATGCTCCAGTTAAAAGTTGCAAAAGATATTACTTACCTATCTACCTACAAGGCGCAATCTGACCAAGGAGTGAAAATTCTTCACTCACAGAAATAGGTACTTAGCTCTGTTTGATCGTGTAGGGccattagacaaggtatgaattaaagcacaaggctgcatgttttctcttcaaaatttcacaaggcaagcaaatcacacaacgggaagtctaAAAGtgaactcctgaacaagatttATATAAACATCAACATTGGTTAAATGCTGCTGATGTTATGCCTAACGGTGATTCCAGCAGCCACCCATTAATTGATTAACCATTTTAtaatcatatttattttttctctagtgatatttctattttcttttgatgtaaATCTTTAATTCTGTAATAATGTTATTGgatggcgaaaaaaaaaaaataaaaataaaaaaaaaaggttaaatggcaaaaataaaatgacgtcattggtacataggctgtccaaaaagtaccgagactggttctataactccaaaaccaagatagctagaggcttgatcttggtctcatttgaacgattaactcaatatctatcgattgagaccaaaatcaaaactttcggtcaaatatttcaaaagttacaacactgtttgtaaaaaaaatatctggaccccctaccgttttttaatgactattttctcttgccggaaACACTCTCCAAATTATTAACGATCAGTACACGGTtgttttgcaactaatcatggcaaaacctaattgatttggaaacactgtcaagccgtcgtcgtccgactacgggtataagggttCAAAATCCACGGGGAAAGAATGAACCGTCGGTTagccacccccaaaaaacccgagaaattttcggcagttgatgacagttcacagtgcgtgcgtAGTTCACGCTGCAGATAGTGAGTGATTTTATTTCTATGctcgaaatttttgataccactgCTTTATCTCTTTCCATGATGATATCAACAATTTCGAAcgcagaaacaaaatcactcacaatctgcagcgtagaccacgcacgcactgtgaactgtcatcaactgccgaaaatttcccgggttttttgggggtggctAACCGACGGTTCATTCTTTCCCCGTGGATTTTGaacccttatacccgtagtcggacgacgacggcttgacagtgtttccaaatcaattaggttttgccatgattagttgcaaaacaACCGTGTactgatcattaataatttggaaagtgttcccggcaagagaaaaaagtcattaaaaaacggtagggggtccagatattttttttacaaacagtgttataacttttgaaatatttgaccgaaagttttgattttggtctcaatcgatagatattgagataatctttcaaataaaaccaagatcaagcctctagctatcttaGTTTTGGAGTTATAGAACCAGTCttggtactttttggacagcctatgtataaTTGAActtccaattggactgcattttgcaatttggacttataaattccggctcgttctgaaaaacaacgtatgtgcataggTTACCTAATggcacataaatgtttttttcagatgagccagaatctatagttccaaattgcaaaatgcagtccaattaatctGTGTTCAAAAGACTTGTTAATAactcgttcaggagttgatttcaaaacaaCCCGGtgtgtgaattgttttctacgtaagatttCGAAGAGAAATCATGTGGAGTTTTCCTCCTACTTCAGCCACCTAcctaccttgtctagtggcccattagATCGGAGTGACCATGTGAGAATCTCACCGGTTTTTCGAGTCGTCGGTACTGTTGGCGGAGGGCGAGGACGAGGACGAGACGGAGAGAACTTTGAAGGCGGTCTCGTTGTACCCGTCGAAGTCGATGTGGTCGGGGCCTTCCCGGTGGAGCTTTCTCTGGGCGAAGTTCTTCTCCTCGAGCGGACGGTCGGTGAAGTTCGTCTTGTACTCCGGATCCGCGTAGAAGTCCCCCTCCATCCGCAGATGGGTCTTCGGGCGACTTTTATCGGCCTTGACGATGCCGTGCTGCACGAAGTTCTCTCGGTTTTCCGTCTTCTGCCCCCTGTAGCCTCCGCTGGGCCGCTGCAGACGGTCCGGGATCTTCCCCGCCACAGCCCTCTCACGCGGGTGGTTCACGAAAGTCGACCTGTACTCGGGGTCGGCCTCGATCCGACCTTCCATTCTTAAGCTAGTTGGCGGTCTTGCAAGCTCCGATCTCGGCTCAGGGATTCCTTTGAACTCGGCTTTTTGTTCGCTCGTCGCCTCCAGCTCTCCTTCGGGCTGCAAGTGAGTCTTCGGCCGCGGGAAGAACGGTCTGTCTGCCTTCGGGTCCACGAACTTCTCCCCTTTTTCCGTGCTCGCATCAAACTCACCCTCCGTGTGGAGGTGTGTTTGAGGTCGTGGAAACGGGGGTCGTTTAGCTTCGAATTTCTGGAAGTGCTCCCCCATTTCAGTGTTGGATTCGAACTCGCCCTCCGTGTGGAGGTGTGTTTGAGGTCGTGGGAACGGGGGTCGTTTTGCTTCGAATCCCTGGAAGTGCTCCCCCATTTCAGTGTTGGATTCGAACTCGCCCTCCGTGTGGAGGTGGGTCTGAGGTCGTGGGAACAACGGCCGATTCGCTTCAAACCTTTGGAAGTGTTCACCTTTCTCCGTGCTTGGATCGAACTCACCCTCCGTGTGAAGATGTGTTTGAGGTCGTGGAAACGGGGGTCGTTTAGCTTCGAATTTCTGGAAATGCTCCCCCATTTCAGTGTTGGATTCGAACTCGCCCTCCGTGTGGAGGTGGGTCTGAGGGCGCGGGAACAGCGGACGATTCGCCTCGAACCTCTGGAAGTGCTCGCCTTTCTCCGTGCTCGCGTCGAACTCGCCCTCAGGGTGGAGATGGGTCTGGGGTCGGGGGAACAAGGGGCGCGGGGTCTCGAACCTGACGAAGTGCTCTCCTTTCTCAGTGCTCGGGTCGAACTCACCTTGGGTCTGCAGGTGCGTTTGCGGGCGCGGGAAGAGAGGACGCTCTGCGTTGGGGTGGCGGAACTGGTCGTCGTACTCGGGCCGGAACTCGATGTCGCCCTCCATGCGGAGTGTTTCCGGATGGCGGAGCGGTTCGCTGCGGGAGGCCCCGGGGTGCTCCACGAACTGGTCGTGGTTCTCCGTGCGGGTCTCCATGTCCTCGGTCGGGATCTGGATGTGGGTGCCACGTCGGAGCAAGCGCGCCCTCTCTCCATTCTTCGGTCCGAACTGGTCGTGTTGCTCCGTGGCCGTCTCCAGGTCGCCCTCCATCCTCAGGTGACTGGATTGTCTGATGGGCTCGCTTCGTTCTACGTTACCGTAACCCCGGTACGAACTCTGTACCTCGGTTCCGTCCTTGGAGAACTCACCCTCCGATTGGAGGAGTGTGTTCTTACGCTGGAGCTCGGCTCTTTGTGCGCCCTCGTGTGGAACGAACTGCTCGTGCTGCTCCGACTCGACCTGACCGAGTTTACCGAAGTTGGGTTTCTGCTCTCGGGGCTTTCCGCGGATCTTCCGGAGGAAGCTGTCCATGTGACCGTGGTAGGCCTGCAGGATGGCTTCGAAGGAGTGCGCCTTGAAGCGGCGCTTGTACTCGCTTTTGAGGTGGGCGAAAGAGCCGGACTCGAGTTTGATGTGGGCGGCGTCGCGGGGGATGCGGCGGCGGCAATGTCTGGCTAGTTCGTCGACGGTGAGGACGCTCGTCGGGTCCTGCCAGTACTGGACGCGGCTCGAGTCGAGGATCGGCTCTGACGAGGACTTCTCGGCGGGATCACTGCTCGACCAACATTTACCCTTGCTCCCACCTCCACATCCGCGGCTCCCATACGGGCTTCTACTCCGCCCAGCACGGCtgcaacattaaaaaaaaaaaaaagtcattagTAATTGAATATTGTACGTATAGAAATGAGAATGGAATGAAACTATAAAGAAACACTTATCTCATCTCACTGCGTCGGAGTCATTCCCTGCCGAATCAGCCAGGGGCTGtgcatgaaaaaaaatggattgctgatttagcaATTCAGTTGtcaaaaaaaagtgactgcaatgtttcaaatgtacattttacaatctTGGAAAGCTAACTGAACCACGggggttaaattagcatttttttttttaaatgtaaaatctacttacattgaaacattgcagtcacttttttaactacaaaattgttaaatcatcaatttaattttttccgagtGCTCTAGTGACTGGGAAATGGTTGAAACTGTGTAGACATGTTGTTCATTTAAGTTTAAAAGTagtatatatatattttattttaatttttcaaaaatatttaagcgCCGCAGCTTTGCCATATGACTCCGATGTAAGGGGATAATGTTGTTAAAGGTAATTAAAATATCTCGCAAAGGAAACCGGTTTCCAGTATCAATCCGATCGCGTCATTTGTGAGCCCTATTTCCGGTTTCTAGTGTACGATCCCGTCATCAACGAGATCGATTTCCGGTTGCGGATGTCCAGCCATCATATCTATCCAGCCAATAGGTATCTAGAGTCCCGAAGAAATGGCATCGGGCCGCGGCATCTATCCAGCCAATATCCGGTATCCGATCGCGTCATCCGTAAGCCCGAATCCCGTCTCTAATATTCGATCGCGTCACTTGTGAGACCAATATCCGATATCCGGCCGCCATATCCATACAGGCAATTTCCGGAATCCTGTAAAAACATCATTAGGTAATTGGTATGTTTAGCATGAATTCATTTTCGGGACCAAGAAAGTGTTCAAAGAGGCAGCGAGGACATAGCGATAAATACACTGAAGGGGTAAAAAATAGGAAGTTGAGCTGGGATGCTGCGTAGGTCTTAGAGTGGCAAGTACAATAAATTTTGGCGGGTAAGTTCATCATGATTAGTAAGAACCTGTCAGCAAAAATTAGGAGTACTCATAAACATTCCATTCCTTCGACTCGTCCTAACGCCAAAGCAAATTAGGTTTACGTAACAATCGTTACATAAAAACTTTAAGTTTTAACAAGTCTCAACCGTCCTAGCCATGCATCCACCGAAAATAACACGCAACATACTAATGGG
This window encodes:
- the LOC109029614 gene encoding uncharacterized protein isoform X1 codes for the protein MGEHFQKFEAKRPPFPRPQTHLHTEGEFDPSTEKGEHFQRFEANRPLFPRPQTHLHTEGEFESNTEMGEHFQGFEAKRPPFPRPQTHLHTEGEFESNTEMGEHFQKFEAKRPPFPRPQTHLHTEGEFDASTEKGEKFVDPKADRPFFPRPKTHLQPEGELEATSEQKAEFKGIPEPRSELARPPTSLRMEGRIEADPEYRSTFVNHPRERAVAGKIPDRLQRPSGGYRGQKTENRENFVQHGIVKADKSRPKTHLRMEGDFYADPEYKTNFTDRPLEEKNFAQRKLHREGPDHIDFDGYNETAFKVLSVSSSSSPSANSTDDSKNRSGRRRVNKNEERPSYRLEVCPADGESTTNGKPFKIVADPNNNLQPQSNWTINTERRRNKNKWVPSWAGEDKK
- the LOC109029614 gene encoding uncharacterized protein isoform X3, whose product is MIFSKRLPKRSRAGRSRSPYGSRGCGGGSKGKCWSSSDPAEKSSSEPILDSSRVQYWQDPTSVLTVDELARHCRRRIPRDAAHIKLESGSFAHLKSEYKRRFKAHSFEAILQAYHGHMDSFLRKIRGKPREQKPNFGKLGQVESEQHEQFVPHEGAQRAELQRKNTLLQSEGEFSKDGTEVQSSYRGYGNVERSEPIRQSSHLRMEGDLETATEQHDQFGPKNGERARLLRRGTHIQIPTEDMETRTENHDQFVEHPGASRSEPLRHPETLRMEGDIEFRPEYDDQFRHPNAERPLFPRPQTHLQTQGREDEE
- the LOC109029614 gene encoding uncharacterized protein isoform X2; its protein translation is MDFLVYLISNSGAIITVLQLYRLQFIAKRSLPLEARFYTINRAGRSRSPYGSRGCGGGSKGKCWSSSDPAEKSSSEPILDSSRVQYWQDPTSVLTVDELARHCRRRIPRDAAHIKLESGSFAHLKSEYKRRFKAHSFEAILQAYHGHMDSFLRKIRGKPREQKPNFGKLGQVESEQHEQFVPHEGAQRAELQRKNTLLQSEGEFSKDGTEVQSSYRGYGNVERSEPIRQSSHLRMEGDLETATEQHDQFGPKNGERARLLRRGTHIQIPTEDMETRTENHDQFVEHPGASRSEPLRHPETLRMEGDIEFRPEYDDQFRHPNAERPLFPRPQTHLQTQGREDEE